One genomic window of Anabaena sphaerica FACHB-251 includes the following:
- a CDS encoding ABC transporter ATP-binding protein — protein sequence MPLELQNLTGGYTVLPIVKDVNLSLQTGEWLSLVGANGSGKSTLLKLISRILSPQQGVILLDGKAIHSQPPNLVAQKLALLPQQQPIPAGLTVRQLVSLGRTPHQPWWQWELTGNDQQIVEIAIQKTQLENFSDRLVEELSGGERQRAFLALALAQEPKVLLLDEPTTYLDINYQLQLLELLKNLNQLQQLTIVTVLHELNLAARYSSRIALLKQGHLWEVGTPETVLTPHNIAEVFGVESLIINTPVGLQVCAVSPL from the coding sequence ATGCCTTTAGAATTACAAAATCTCACTGGTGGTTATACTGTTTTACCAATTGTTAAAGATGTCAATTTATCTTTGCAAACGGGAGAATGGTTAAGTTTAGTTGGTGCTAATGGTTCGGGTAAGTCTACTTTATTAAAATTAATTAGTCGTATTCTTTCTCCTCAACAGGGAGTAATTTTACTTGATGGTAAAGCTATTCATTCACAACCCCCTAATTTAGTAGCTCAAAAATTGGCACTTTTACCACAACAACAACCTATTCCTGCTGGTTTAACTGTGCGTCAATTGGTAAGTTTAGGAAGGACTCCCCATCAACCTTGGTGGCAATGGGAATTAACTGGTAATGATCAACAAATAGTTGAGATAGCAATTCAAAAAACACAACTTGAAAATTTTAGCGATCGCTTGGTTGAAGAACTTTCTGGAGGTGAAAGACAACGGGCTTTTTTAGCTTTGGCTTTGGCACAAGAACCCAAGGTATTATTATTAGATGAACCGACTACTTATTTAGATATAAATTATCAACTTCAGTTATTAGAATTACTCAAAAATCTCAATCAATTACAACAATTAACCATCGTCACAGTTTTACATGAATTAAATTTAGCTGCCCGTTATAGTTCTCGCATTGCTTTATTAAAACAAGGTCATCTTTGGGAAGTTGGTACACCGGAAACTGTGCTAACACCACATAATATTGCTGAAGTTTTTGGTGTAGAATCTTTAATTATTAACACTCCTGTCGGTTTACAGGTTTGTGCAGTTTCTCCTTTATGA
- a CDS encoding FecCD family ABC transporter permease produces the protein MQKIFTKYRLLWAILLICSALVITFFVSLSQGAVPLNMSDFYQALIREGDPIKQTILWDLRLPRIVAALVVGAALGMSGALLQGMLRNSLADPFILGISAGAGLIVIIMIVLQVFPMAIPLAAWLGAILTSALVIFLGRAGGGISVERLILGGVAVSALFGSVQSTLLLMAEDGQVQIALSWLVGSLNGRGWTEISTASPYIIVALLCGCLLARSLNVLALGDDLTVGLGVSLLRSRLLIGGIATLLAAGAVSIAGLIGFVGLLVPHAVRLIVGTDNRFVLPFSALAGAWLLMFADLLARLGAVELPVGSVTALLGSPLFIWLLYRRSGGLGKL, from the coding sequence ATGCAGAAAATTTTCACAAAATATCGTCTACTCTGGGCTATTTTACTTATTTGTAGCGCCTTGGTTATCACTTTTTTCGTTTCCCTTTCTCAAGGTGCTGTTCCTTTAAATATGTCCGATTTTTACCAAGCTTTGATACGAGAAGGCGACCCTATTAAACAAACTATTCTTTGGGATTTACGTCTACCTCGTATTGTTGCAGCGTTGGTTGTGGGTGCGGCTTTGGGTATGTCTGGCGCTCTTTTACAGGGGATGTTACGTAATAGTTTGGCTGACCCTTTTATCTTGGGAATTTCTGCTGGTGCTGGGTTAATTGTGATTATTATGATTGTTTTGCAAGTCTTCCCAATGGCAATTCCTTTGGCTGCTTGGTTGGGGGCAATTTTGACTTCTGCTCTTGTTATTTTCCTCGGTCGTGCTGGTGGGGGAATTTCTGTGGAAAGGTTGATTTTAGGAGGGGTTGCTGTTAGTGCTTTGTTCGGTTCTGTGCAGAGTACGTTGTTATTAATGGCGGAAGATGGACAGGTACAAATTGCGTTAAGTTGGTTAGTTGGTAGTTTAAATGGTCGCGGTTGGACGGAAATTTCTACTGCTAGTCCTTATATTATTGTAGCTTTGTTGTGTGGATGTTTGTTGGCGCGATCGCTCAATGTTTTGGCTTTGGGTGATGATTTAACTGTAGGGTTGGGTGTTTCTTTATTACGTTCGCGTTTATTAATTGGCGGTATTGCCACTTTATTAGCCGCAGGTGCTGTGAGTATCGCTGGTTTAATTGGTTTTGTCGGTTTACTTGTTCCCCATGCGGTCAGGTTAATTGTAGGTACAGATAACCGTTTTGTTTTGCCATTTTCAGCTTTAGCCGGTGCTTGGTTATTGATGTTTGCAGATTTATTAGCGCGACTCGGTGCGGTAGAACTTCCTGTAGGTTCGGTGACTGCTTTGTTAGGTTCTCCTTTGTTTATTTGGTTGCTGTATCGTCGCTCAGGTGGTTTGGGTAAATTATAA
- a CDS encoding thermonuclease family protein: MNQLIKKVVIGLGTVVIVVSLMGCDSLFPPAGDLVERVSDGDTVALIGTDNQKFTVRFACVDAPEVPHSKKEKSSRQVRDMNQFNWGVKAQTRVEELIKQSGNRVKLNIIESDRYGRKVAEVRLKDGTLVQQILLQEGLAKVYRPYLSKCPSKDIVQQAETQAQQQKIGVWSDKKFVDPWEYRKLSKVN; this comes from the coding sequence ATGAATCAATTAATTAAAAAAGTTGTTATTGGGTTGGGTACAGTTGTTATTGTTGTCAGTTTGATGGGGTGTGATAGCTTATTTCCTCCTGCTGGTGATCTTGTGGAAAGGGTGAGTGATGGTGATACAGTGGCGTTAATAGGTACTGATAATCAGAAATTTACAGTCCGGTTTGCTTGTGTGGATGCACCAGAAGTACCTCACTCCAAAAAGGAAAAGAGTAGTAGACAGGTTCGGGATATGAATCAATTTAATTGGGGTGTAAAAGCACAAACACGAGTAGAGGAACTGATAAAACAGTCAGGAAATCGCGTCAAGTTGAATATTATAGAGAGCGATCGCTATGGTAGAAAAGTTGCAGAAGTGCGTTTAAAAGATGGAACTTTGGTTCAACAAATTTTGTTACAGGAAGGTTTAGCTAAAGTTTATCGTCCTTATTTAAGCAAGTGTCCTAGTAAAGATATAGTCCAACAAGCCGAAACACAAGCACAACAGCAAAAGATTGGTGTTTGGAGTGATAAAAAATTTGTTGATCCTTGGGAATATCGGAAGCTGAGTAAGGTTAATTAA
- a CDS encoding ABC transporter ATP-binding protein, translating into MTHDQLPIIEPKIEPLIQLRGISKSFGKNKVLDDVDLQIFKGEAIGIIGPSGTGKSTILRIIAGLLQPDEGEIYIQGKKRDGLIEDGADSVGIGMVFQQAALFDSLNVDENVGFSLYQNSKLERSRISKLVNEKLEMVGLPGIGHLYPSELSGGMRKRVSFARAIMSNPENPQDSPEVLLYDEPTAGLDPIASTVIEDLIRSLQCTQGVCSTYCIVTHQESTIRRTADRLIFLYQGKVQWQGKVSEIDHTDNRLIRQFMSGSIHGPIQVVG; encoded by the coding sequence ATGACTCATGACCAATTACCGATAATAGAACCAAAAATAGAACCTTTAATTCAACTGAGAGGTATTTCTAAATCTTTTGGTAAAAATAAGGTTTTAGATGATGTTGATTTGCAAATTTTCAAAGGGGAAGCCATAGGGATTATTGGACCATCGGGAACTGGTAAATCAACGATTTTAAGAATTATAGCTGGGTTATTACAGCCTGATGAAGGAGAAATTTATATCCAAGGGAAAAAGCGAGATGGGTTAATTGAGGATGGTGCTGATTCTGTGGGTATTGGGATGGTATTTCAGCAAGCGGCCTTATTTGACTCCTTGAATGTGGATGAAAACGTTGGTTTTTCATTGTATCAGAATTCAAAATTAGAGCGATCGCGTATTAGCAAACTTGTTAACGAAAAATTAGAAATGGTAGGTTTACCAGGGATAGGTCATCTTTACCCCTCAGAACTGTCGGGAGGGATGCGAAAACGGGTAAGTTTTGCCCGTGCGATTATGTCTAATCCTGAAAATCCCCAAGACAGTCCAGAAGTTTTATTGTACGATGAACCCACAGCCGGACTTGATCCTATCGCCTCAACGGTAATTGAGGATTTAATTCGCAGTTTGCAATGTACACAAGGAGTCTGTAGTACATACTGCATTGTTACCCACCAAGAGAGTACCATTCGCCGTACAGCTGACAGATTGATATTTCTTTATCAAGGTAAAGTGCAATGGCAAGGTAAAGTTAGTGAAATAGATCATACTGACAACCGTTTGATCAGACAATTTATGAGTGGGAGTATACATGGTCCGATTCAAGTAGTTGGTTGA
- a CDS encoding phytoene desaturase family protein, producing the protein MQDIDVLVIGSGIGGLSAAALLARYGKRVIVCESHTIPGGAAHSFKRRGFEFDSGPSFYCGLTASQSLNPLKQILDVLGESLQVIPYDPLGHYHFPEGTFAVYSNAERYREELEKITPAGAREFQQFEQRLLGLYDAMKGIPTLALRADWQVIPLLLQRYLPSLGKMLLNLPIVQTSVGSVMDATIKDPWVRRLIDLECFLLSGLKAEGTIAPEVAFMLGERSRAGVEYPMGGSKAIVDALVRGLQRWGGELRLGCHVEQILVEGGKAVGVKLRSGETLKAPIVISNATLWDTYNYLLRPEDLPASYRQAALDTPAVASFMHLHLGIKAEGLENLTGHHVVVHDANQDITVPGNTCMISIPSVWDASLAPEGHHVVHAYTLEPFAGWERNDGYENQKQEKAQSLYRALERVIPDIRERVVLELVGTPLTHAHYLRRYRGTYGPAIAAGKGMVPGMYTPIKGLYRVGDSTLPGIGVPAVAASGILCANTLVDVGRVLEVL; encoded by the coding sequence ATGCAAGATATTGATGTTTTAGTGATTGGTAGCGGTATTGGTGGCTTATCTGCGGCGGCGTTACTTGCGCGTTATGGAAAACGGGTAATTGTCTGTGAAAGTCACACTATTCCCGGAGGTGCAGCCCACAGTTTTAAAAGACGCGGATTTGAGTTTGATTCGGGTCCCTCCTTTTATTGTGGTCTTACAGCATCTCAGAGTTTAAATCCCCTCAAACAAATTCTCGATGTTCTTGGTGAATCTCTCCAAGTTATACCTTACGATCCTTTAGGACATTATCACTTTCCTGAAGGCACTTTTGCAGTTTATAGCAATGCTGAACGCTACCGTGAGGAGTTGGAGAAAATTACCCCTGCTGGTGCTAGGGAATTTCAACAGTTTGAACAGCGTCTGCTCGGACTTTATGACGCAATGAAAGGTATTCCTACCTTAGCACTGAGGGCTGATTGGCAAGTTATACCCCTATTGTTACAGCGTTATTTGCCATCTTTGGGAAAAATGTTGTTAAATTTGCCAATTGTGCAAACTTCTGTTGGTAGTGTGATGGATGCTACTATCAAAGACCCTTGGGTAAGGCGACTAATTGACCTAGAATGCTTTCTTTTATCTGGTTTAAAGGCTGAAGGCACAATTGCCCCAGAAGTAGCTTTTATGCTCGGTGAACGCTCCCGCGCTGGGGTTGAGTATCCGATGGGGGGTAGTAAAGCAATTGTTGATGCTTTAGTACGGGGTTTGCAACGTTGGGGCGGTGAGTTGCGTTTGGGTTGTCATGTTGAGCAAATTTTGGTGGAAGGGGGAAAAGCGGTTGGCGTGAAGTTACGAAGCGGTGAAACTTTGAAAGCACCAATAGTTATTTCTAATGCGACTCTTTGGGATACTTATAATTATTTACTACGTCCTGAAGATTTACCTGCAAGTTATCGCCAAGCTGCTTTAGATACACCAGCGGTTGCAAGTTTTATGCACTTACACTTAGGTATCAAGGCGGAAGGGTTGGAGAATTTAACAGGACATCATGTGGTGGTTCATGATGCAAATCAAGATATTACTGTTCCTGGAAATACTTGCATGATTTCTATTCCTAGTGTGTGGGATGCGTCTTTAGCACCGGAAGGACATCATGTGGTTCATGCTTACACTTTAGAACCTTTTGCGGGATGGGAACGTAATGATGGTTATGAAAATCAAAAACAGGAAAAGGCGCAAAGTTTATACCGGGCTTTAGAGCGAGTTATCCCGGATATTCGGGAGCGTGTGGTGTTGGAGTTGGTTGGTACTCCTTTAACTCATGCTCATTATTTGCGACGCTATCGAGGTACTTATGGGCCTGCTATTGCTGCGGGTAAGGGGATGGTTCCAGGTATGTATACGCCGATAAAGGGTTTGTATCGGGTGGGTGATAGCACTTTACCAGGTATTGGTGTTCCTGCTGTTGCTGCTTCGGGTATTTTGTGTGCGAATACTTTGGTTGATGTGGGGCGGGTTTTGGAGGTTTTGTAG
- a CDS encoding polysaccharide deacetylase family protein: MQFAPLFPIVYRILQLSFPHCLWNGDSNSKAIALTFDDGPHPQYTPQVLTVLERYNITASFFWLGACVNRSPHIAKAVKDRGHWIGLHGYEHHSFPTLSSTQLKQSLEKTQVAIYNACELEPEQVRDVRPPNGFFTPKTLKLFQQWNYRPVMWSVVPEDWVRPGVSVVVKRVLEQVTGGSLIVLHDGVCGGQDVAETIKILIPQLLKQGYQFVTVDQLWR; encoded by the coding sequence ATGCAGTTTGCACCTCTATTTCCGATAGTTTATCGCATACTTCAACTCAGTTTTCCCCACTGTCTCTGGAATGGGGATAGTAACAGTAAAGCGATCGCACTCACGTTTGATGATGGTCCTCATCCTCAATACACACCCCAAGTATTGACAGTTTTAGAACGTTACAACATAACAGCTAGTTTTTTCTGGTTGGGTGCTTGTGTCAACCGTTCACCTCATATTGCCAAAGCTGTGAAAGATAGAGGACATTGGATAGGGTTACATGGTTATGAACATCATTCTTTTCCCACCCTGTCCTCAACTCAACTTAAACAGAGTTTAGAAAAAACCCAAGTTGCTATTTACAATGCTTGTGAATTAGAACCTGAACAAGTCCGCGATGTGCGTCCTCCCAATGGTTTTTTTACACCCAAAACTTTAAAATTATTTCAACAATGGAATTATAGACCAGTAATGTGGAGTGTTGTACCAGAAGACTGGGTGCGTCCTGGTGTATCTGTTGTTGTTAAACGAGTGCTGGAACAGGTAACAGGAGGATCACTGATAGTATTACATGATGGGGTTTGTGGTGGACAAGATGTGGCAGAAACTATCAAAATCTTAATTCCCCAACTATTAAAACAAGGCTATCAATTTGTCACAGTTGATCAGTTATGGCGTTGA
- a CDS encoding HEPN domain-containing protein, with protein sequence MQEEVVVALKNAITKSLGAFNSSANEYTEPYLEWRRVSNGWQGSYVNRLSNYYLFSKHRQLLDELGIEFTQIFRKNYPEYENLVGFKSFGFTNILHDSSMIIRDILGEFWDRYNTFNVNDEQISIIIQEFADFVDKPNIRFRYTAILLNFKMDLQKITLTDDIVIRQLSEKEVSNIYKDSPSRYVPGLNRVSDINDFVIEGEFEEVKRFNNDSDLETTKNVARENLDKAVLALNTFQGGSVGYECITFKTVKFSPIMSITRMYGGLHIPIGNYYLLERDVERFQNHAKLIFSKLDEPLERAFTKLADAELRIHSKDQLLDAVAGLEAILLASMQKETEIKFRFSLNYSTLFDNPETRLKKYQVAKHLYDIRSTIAHGGIPKEPCKVGEEKLSLNEAAKKACEILRYVINYFLNQSKSSLYKDPKFWENGYFGIEPRF encoded by the coding sequence TTTCCAATGGTTGGCAAGGTTCTTATGTAAATCGTCTTAGTAATTATTATCTGTTTTCTAAGCATCGCCAATTATTAGACGAACTTGGAATAGAGTTCACACAGATTTTTCGCAAAAACTATCCTGAATATGAAAACCTTGTTGGTTTCAAAAGCTTTGGTTTTACCAATATATTACATGATTCATCAATGATTATAAGAGATATTTTAGGTGAATTCTGGGATAGATATAATACTTTCAATGTTAATGATGAACAGATCAGTATCATTATTCAAGAATTTGCTGATTTTGTAGATAAACCTAATATTCGGTTTCGCTATACAGCAATACTACTTAACTTTAAGATGGATTTGCAAAAGATTACTCTAACTGATGATATCGTTATTCGACAACTAAGTGAAAAGGAAGTTAGTAATATTTATAAAGATTCACCCTCACGATATGTACCCGGATTAAATCGTGTATCTGATATTAATGATTTTGTCATAGAAGGTGAATTTGAAGAGGTTAAAAGATTTAATAATGATTCTGACCTAGAGACCACAAAAAATGTAGCGAGAGAAAATCTAGATAAGGCTGTTCTGGCATTAAACACATTTCAAGGAGGATCTGTTGGTTACGAATGTATTACATTCAAAACCGTTAAATTTTCTCCCATAATGTCTATAACTAGAATGTATGGTGGTCTACACATACCTATTGGAAACTACTATTTATTAGAACGCGATGTTGAAAGATTTCAAAACCACGCAAAATTAATTTTTTCCAAATTAGATGAACCATTAGAAAGAGCATTTACAAAACTGGCTGATGCAGAGTTACGTATACATTCTAAAGATCAACTTCTTGATGCAGTCGCAGGATTAGAAGCCATTCTTCTTGCATCAATGCAAAAAGAAACAGAAATAAAGTTTCGCTTCTCACTAAATTATTCAACCTTATTTGATAATCCAGAAACACGTTTAAAGAAATATCAAGTTGCAAAACATTTGTATGATATACGCAGTACAATAGCTCATGGTGGTATACCTAAAGAGCCTTGTAAAGTTGGTGAAGAAAAACTTTCATTAAATGAAGCTGCTAAAAAAGCTTGTGAAATTCTACGTTATGTGATTAATTACTTCTTAAATCAGTCAAAAAGCAGTTTATACAAAGATCCAAAGTTTTGGGAAAACGGATATTTTGGCATTGAGCCTAGATTTTAA
- a CDS encoding tetratricopeptide repeat protein → MDWTTPLKAQQTDFIQRLKSSDFLHCDKQGQHSELTVISGERLKQLRDFCWEMVKKYKPHDPKNYFINKMKGKLGEEVVKTRLGNFVTEVDYEKRVGGDGKVDFTLTSDPEVGIQVKARNGKFDEIKWIISQEEIEKNAVLVCILIQEEVSEAETKYNLILAGFLPTDIITSADGKALVGIDELLYSGGLRCYLESLASSEVDEYMRLGDECVKKEDYRGAVSYYSQVLQLQPNNVDAYNQRGRTMYYLGDKDGAIKDFNQAIRIDPNFANAYNGRGVSRSDLGDKDGAIEDYTQAIKIDPQYADAYNNRGFDRYELGDKQGAIEDYTQAIKIDPQYADAYWKRGVACSDLRAKRRAIRDFQKAADIYKREGQEKDYQDAMEEIRKLSQ, encoded by the coding sequence ATGGACTGGACAACACCACTCAAAGCCCAACAGACTGATTTTATTCAAAGACTGAAATCTAGTGACTTCCTGCATTGTGACAAACAAGGCCAGCATAGTGAACTAACTGTCATATCTGGAGAGAGGTTAAAGCAATTACGGGATTTTTGCTGGGAGATGGTGAAAAAGTATAAACCACACGACCCCAAAAATTACTTTATCAACAAAATGAAGGGAAAACTGGGTGAAGAAGTTGTCAAAACTCGGTTAGGTAATTTTGTCACAGAAGTGGACTATGAAAAGCGCGTTGGTGGTGATGGAAAAGTTGATTTTACCCTAACGTCTGACCCAGAAGTGGGTATTCAGGTAAAAGCCCGTAATGGTAAATTTGATGAAATTAAATGGATAATTAGCCAAGAAGAGATTGAAAAAAATGCGGTTCTAGTTTGTATTTTAATTCAAGAAGAAGTGAGCGAGGCTGAGACTAAATACAATCTGATTTTGGCAGGATTTTTACCAACCGATATAATTACATCTGCTGATGGTAAAGCCTTGGTAGGGATAGATGAGTTACTTTATTCTGGGGGTTTACGCTGCTATTTAGAAAGTTTGGCATCTTCTGAAGTTGATGAATATATGCGTCTAGGAGATGAGTGTGTAAAGAAAGAAGATTATCGAGGTGCTGTTAGTTATTATTCTCAAGTATTGCAACTGCAACCAAATAATGTAGATGCTTACAATCAAAGGGGACGTACCATGTATTATTTAGGAGATAAGGATGGTGCAATTAAGGATTTTAACCAAGCTATTAGGATTGATCCTAACTTTGCTAATGCTTACAACGGTCGAGGAGTTAGCCGTTCTGATTTAGGAGATAAGGATGGTGCAATTGAGGATTACACTCAGGCTATCAAAATTGATCCTCAATATGCAGATGCTTACAACAACCGAGGTTTTGATCGTTATGAATTAGGAGATAAACAGGGTGCGATTGAGGATTACACTCAGGCAATCAAAATTGATCCTCAATATGCAGATGCTTACTGGAAAAGAGGTGTTGCTTGTTCTGATTTAAGAGCGAAGCGGCGTGCAATTCGTGATTTCCAAAAAGCAGCAGATATATACAAAAGAGAAGGTCAGGAAAAAGACTATCAAGATGCTATGGAGGAAATCAGAAAGTTGAGCCAATAA
- a CDS encoding RNA methyltransferase, with protein MLTSLQNSLVKQIRKLHSTKERHKQQLFLLEGTHLLEEACAVNYPLEVVCCTPQWQIAHPQLWQVACNQCDRAEIVSEEVLAAIATTVQPDGVVATAKRGEEEAQVPLTGLVLAVETLQDPGNLGTIIRTAAAAGASGLWLSDDSVDLDNPKVLRASAGQWFRLNKAVSEDLKATVQQCQQAGMQVIATLPTASLTYWQVDWRKPSLILLGNEGAGLPDDLAAMADTQVKIPLSPGVESLNVAIAAALMLYEAQRQKIYG; from the coding sequence GTGTTGACCAGTTTACAAAATTCCCTAGTTAAGCAAATCCGCAAGCTGCACTCTACCAAAGAGAGGCATAAGCAGCAGTTATTTTTACTGGAAGGTACGCACTTGTTGGAAGAAGCTTGTGCGGTGAATTACCCTTTAGAGGTGGTATGTTGTACTCCTCAATGGCAAATCGCACATCCTCAATTATGGCAAGTGGCTTGTAATCAGTGCGATCGCGCAGAAATAGTCAGTGAAGAAGTTTTAGCAGCGATCGCCACCACAGTACAACCAGATGGTGTGGTAGCGACTGCAAAACGGGGTGAAGAGGAAGCCCAAGTTCCTTTGACGGGGTTGGTTCTAGCTGTGGAAACTCTACAAGATCCAGGTAATTTGGGAACTATAATTCGGACTGCGGCCGCTGCGGGTGCGTCTGGTTTATGGTTGAGTGATGATAGTGTCGATTTAGATAACCCCAAGGTTTTACGTGCCTCTGCTGGGCAGTGGTTTCGTTTAAATAAGGCAGTGAGTGAAGATTTAAAAGCGACAGTCCAACAATGTCAGCAGGCGGGAATGCAGGTAATTGCTACCTTACCCACTGCCAGTTTAACTTATTGGCAAGTAGATTGGCGCAAACCTAGTTTGATTTTACTGGGAAATGAAGGTGCTGGTTTACCAGATGATTTAGCAGCAATGGCGGATACCCAAGTTAAAATTCCCCTCAGTCCTGGAGTAGAATCCTTGAATGTGGCGATCGCAGCAGCTTTAATGTTATATGAAGCCCAAAGACAAAAAATTTATGGGTGA
- the murA gene encoding UDP-N-acetylglucosamine 1-carboxyvinyltransferase encodes MPPEADSSVLQIWGGHSLQGHVRISGAKNSALVIMAGALLCSGDCRIRNVPLLADVERMGQVLSALGLCLTRKGDILDVNAREISTSKAPYELVTQLRASFFAIGPILARLGIAQMPLPGGCAIGARPVDLHVRGLQAMGAEVQIEHGICNAYVPGSNGRLKGAKIYLDTPSVGATETLMMAATLADGETILENAAREPEVVDLANFCNSMGAKIQGAGTSTITIVGVDKLHSTDYSIIPDRIETGTFLLAGAITRSELLLSPVAPDHLIPVIAKLRDIGVPIIEESSDCLRVLPAKKLRATDIDTLPHPGFPTDMQAPFMALLTLAEGDSIINESVFENRLRHASELNRLGADIRVKGNTAFVRGVPTLSGAPVIGTDLRASAALVIAGLAAEGQTTIQGLNHLDRGYDRLDMKLQQLGAKIIRVNNEASVDAELHTNNSNPTASVSI; translated from the coding sequence TTGCCACCCGAAGCAGACTCCTCAGTCTTGCAAATTTGGGGTGGACATTCTTTGCAAGGTCATGTAAGAATTAGCGGGGCAAAAAATTCAGCATTGGTGATCATGGCTGGAGCTTTGCTTTGTTCAGGAGATTGTCGTATTCGCAACGTCCCCTTATTAGCGGATGTAGAGCGCATGGGACAAGTTTTATCAGCTTTAGGTTTGTGCTTAACCAGAAAAGGTGACATTTTAGATGTCAATGCCAGGGAAATTAGCACATCCAAAGCGCCCTATGAACTTGTCACCCAACTGCGAGCCAGTTTTTTTGCCATCGGTCCAATTTTGGCGCGACTGGGAATAGCACAGATGCCACTACCGGGGGGTTGTGCCATTGGTGCTAGACCAGTAGATTTGCACGTCAGAGGGCTGCAAGCAATGGGCGCGGAAGTGCAAATTGAGCATGGTATTTGTAATGCCTACGTTCCTGGTAGTAATGGCAGGTTGAAAGGAGCGAAAATTTACTTAGATACTCCTAGCGTCGGTGCAACCGAAACCTTGATGATGGCAGCTACCCTAGCCGATGGGGAGACTATCCTTGAAAATGCGGCCAGAGAACCAGAAGTAGTAGATTTAGCTAACTTCTGTAATTCAATGGGAGCAAAAATTCAAGGTGCAGGCACAAGTACCATTACCATCGTTGGTGTTGACAAATTACATTCTACTGACTACAGCATTATTCCTGATCGCATTGAAACAGGAACTTTTTTACTCGCTGGAGCAATCACTCGCTCGGAACTGTTACTGTCTCCAGTAGCACCGGATCATTTAATTCCCGTCATTGCCAAGTTGCGAGATATTGGCGTACCTATCATTGAGGAAAGCTCAGACTGTTTGCGCGTTTTGCCAGCAAAAAAACTCAGAGCTACAGATATTGATACTTTACCTCATCCGGGTTTTCCCACAGATATGCAAGCGCCATTTATGGCATTGCTGACTTTGGCGGAAGGTGACAGCATCATTAATGAATCTGTGTTTGAAAATCGTCTGCGTCATGCTTCTGAGTTAAATCGCTTGGGGGCAGATATTCGCGTTAAAGGTAATACTGCTTTTGTTCGTGGTGTGCCAACTTTATCCGGCGCACCAGTAATAGGCACAGACTTGCGGGCATCCGCAGCCTTGGTTATTGCTGGACTAGCCGCAGAAGGACAAACCACTATTCAAGGATTAAATCACCTAGATCGTGGTTATGATCGCCTGGATATGAAGTTGCAGCAACTAGGAGCAAAGATTATCCGTGTAAATAATGAAGCATCAGTTGATGCAGAGTTACATACGAATAATAGTAATCCCACAGCTTCAGTATCTATCTAG